atacgagtactcAAACGAATACTTTAATTACGGAAATAAAGACAAACTCATACAATAGTTCTGAAGAGCGTCCACAAGAAAACCGTCGGCCAAGACTGAGTAAGAGCCCAGAAAAACCATTGAACCGTTCCAGGCCAAGTTCTAGtccagataaaaaaaataataataaatttattaatgacaGGCCATGCTCGCCAaccaaaattattgaaaaaacaatatCTCCTCAGAGATGGAACTCTAGTCCATTGGACGGAAGACCGACAGATACGACTTCCGCTCCACGTTCAACGTCGCCAAAACAACAAAGCCCTGATCGAAAAAAACCGGAATCACAGCATAAAAAGCCGGATAATGAATCTCATAGAGTCTCAAGTCCAGAGCACAAATACCCCAAATCTATATCTCCAACCAGGAGTTCAACCGAACCCCTTCAAAAATATTCTCAGACCCCATCGCCTATTAAAAATGTAAGCCAAGAGCCAGAAGAAACAGTTTATAATGAACCTGGTTATATGAGACCAACTGCTACAAGCAAACCGAGAAGGAGTGAAACATCACCTACGAAACACATACCTTTTAAAAGCCCCGAACGCGAAACTTCCAAAAGCATTAACAAAATTTCAGACCAACATTACAAATTTATTGATGAAGAAACTAAAATGTATACTCGTAATGACAATACGCTAGTTCATGTCATCCAAAATGTAAGCAGTGATGAAGTAATAACTGAAACTATtccaaataaacataatatatctgACTCAGAACAATTACCACGACATCATTCACCAAGTCCTGATGTTTACCCTAAAAAATCTCCCTCTTCTCCAACGAAGACAAGTCCagtaaaagaaagaaattacGATGAAGACCTACCAGCATCTAAAAAATCACCAACTAGAAATATTTCATCGAACTATAAAAGCCCTAATAAAGATGATTCACCACAAAAAAGTCAATCTCCAAGTAGGAGTAAATCGCCTAAATCAGTTTCTACGAACCGTTACAGCCCAATAAAAGAtgatcaacctattttaatagataataatgacAAGAAACTTCAAGACCGAGAAAGGTCACCCTTTAAAGACTCTCCTCATAAAGTTGAACCTAAAAATAGATCTAATGATGATAAACAGATCATTTCCAAAACTACAAATATTCCCGATTTTAACCTTTCTCCTGAACAGTTAAACAAACAGACTGTTAAAGAACCATCACCATCCAAATTTGGAACTTATGATGTAAAACAAAGAACATTCAAAGAAGAAGTTAAACAAGCCAATGAAGTTACTAAAACTTCTAATGTTGAAGCTCATCCAGTTCCACCTAAAACAAGACCTTCGCAGAAACTTGCAAGTAAATCTCCAAGAAATAGTACTTCACCAGTCAAAATTTCTGCAAGGGATACGTCATACAAGCAGACGTCTGATTTTATAAACACAGAAAAAACTACTGAAGGAATTAATAAAACAACTCAAAAAGAACGACCAAGACAATTAATCACTCCATCTACTAGTCCAACTAGAAAACCTAAAAATGAACAACCTCCATCATCCGGACAAAGTTCACCAACTACTTCTGTTAGTGGTTTCGTTTACTATCGGTCATCCGTAGATGATAAAACAATAGTAACAGACTTGGATGAACAAGATTTTAACattgaactaaaaaaaattacaacccaTGAACAACCTATGGATGATGGAAATAATAAAGATTGGCCTTCTTCAAAAATACCATGCAGATCGCCATCACCAGAAAAGCGTTCTACAAAAGAGACACTTCCTAGAaaaagttctttaaaaaaatcttcaattacTCAAATATCACCCACGGAAAAACCTCCTTCAAGTTTCATGATATCGCCAAGTGTAGAAACTAAAGATTTTACTGAACATAAAGTCCAAATAAATGATCATCTCGATAAAGAAAAAGACAAACCAGTGAAAACAAAGCCACCCTTTGAACGACGTGAAACGTATGAAGAAAGATGTCGTAAAATCTTAGGCATGATTGTTACTGATACTACTGAAACAGAATCTGTGACAAAGAAAAATTTATCAAATACCAAAACTGTGGAAACTGTTAGTTCATCAAGTGTCTCGCCTTGCAGAAGTCCTTCACCAGGCCGAGACTTGTTATCTAACAAATCTTTAATAAATGAATCTGAGAATAAGGAAAAAACGACGGTTAGCTTAAGTATCATCACTGATACttcaaagaaaactaaatcTCCATCAAGAGATGCATCCCCTACAAAACTGCAAGATATTACATCAATAACTAATGATGATCAATATAACACTGATTACTTTTCAGATAAAACTTTCACTGAAGACAATACAAAATGTTCACTGTCACGcgaaacaattaaaaacaaatgtattcAGGAACCTACTGATCAGAAGACAAAGTTACCTACATCAGATTTTAGGTCTGAAAGTAATACTGTTAAGAATAAGTATACTCCGACCTCCTTCACAAATGAGCTTCATGATCAACAACCGATAAAACCTTCCGTAGACACTAAATCTGAAATCTCGACGAAACAACCACTAGAACACAAAGACGGTCCTGTTCGTACAGCACATGAAATATATAGTAAACCAACAACTATTGCAGCCAAATCAAACCGGTCACCCAGTCcaactaaaaaacaaatgacACCTAATGTGTCTTATATAAAGTCTGAAATCACTGAAACTGACCATGAAAccagtgtaaaaaatattataaatgttattgaAGATGAAACAGATTATGTACCAACAGTAAAATCAACATGCAAAATTCCTGTAGGAAAAGCTAGTCCTATAAAAAACACCGAAACaaagatttataataatacagtGTTGACTAAAAAATCAGAATTGAACActgaatttattatttctgaAAAAGAAACAGAAGAATCAGATAGAGAACAAAAATTACCAAGGAATCTATCTCCAAGCAGCtatgaaaaatctccaattaaagaaaaacatcaaataaaatcGGTTAGTATGCCTTATGAAGAAATAGTTTTAGAAAGTATGAATAATCATACGACTAAGgacattaaaattgaaaatgatgatactacttatattgaaaaaaatgatAGAGTTAAAGATCAGAAAATAACTAGCAGACCACCATCAAGAAATGTTTCACCTACAAAAAAAGTATCCAATGTGTCTCCAGCACCATCTAGAAGTATATCTCCTAAAAAACCGCAATCACCAATTGAGAGGCCACAATCTCCGCAGGTAACCAAAATAAGTGGCTTAAAACCTAGAGAACCGGTGTCTTCTAATATACGTAAACCTTCAGCGAATGCAACATCACCGACAAAAATAGATAAAACTTCCACCAATGATGTGAAAAAGCTGAACACTATCATAAAACAATCTAGTTTAACAAAAACAACATCAAATAAAATTGCCACAAATAAAATTACTCATGCAAGTGTCAACAAAATTTTAGATCACGAGCCTAAAAAGACAGCTTCACTAAAAACCTCTAAAGATAATGTGAAAAAAGACGTAGAAATAAAGGTCACGCGAACGACTAGTGATACtactttgaaaactaaaaagtCTTCACCTCAAAGAAATAGATCTAAACCTGAAATTCAAGTCAACGATAAAGCAACTAAACAACCATctttaacaaacaaatatcaCAAAATTTTACCTAAAGAATCACATACAAAATTGCCAACAAGCAAACCTAAATCTGCTACTGCTCTTAATACATCCACTGATGAAGACGATGTAATAATTGATGTTCAGCAAGCAAAATCATCCCGTGAAAATTCACCAGATCGCATATGTCCAACACCAGTCGGATTTTTAGATGATGTTGGTACACCTAGGTTCCCTGATGAAGTTAATGAACCCGACGATGAACTGCATAGTCGAACACATCAGACAATACATGAAACAGAGTCTATAGTAGATGACATTGTGGAAATATGTGAGGATGATGAACTATTTGTTAAAAGAACTAATacagataatttaaaatataccgatgaaatttatgatttaaatgataaagtatctaaatttgatattaaaataggtaaaaatatcaaaacaaaagACACGAGCACTCGATTTAAAGACACTGAAATAAAAGTACATTCAGATTTAAtagacgaaaatttaaaatcagaCCAATGCTTGCTCTCAGTCTCGGAAAAAGTTAACAAGTTTGCTAAAGGGCCGATTGATGCAAAAGATAGAAGTCCTTCTCGTAATATTGTGGAAGAGTATGATAAGCATTCTACTTTCCAGGATGACTACACAAAATTAAGCGTCAATGATAaagctcatttatttattgaaacagctgaaaatataaaaaccacTAATAAAACAAAGCCTGCCCAAAGGATTGAGCGTCCTGATTTAAGCAGTGTAGATGACGCTTTGAAAAGCGATGATTGTTTGCTCAGTGTTTCAGATAaggtaaataaatttgtaaaaactgcagaacagtttttaaatgaaACCATTGAAAGCGAAGAGAAggaaaaaagaataaaagagcaacatgaaaaaataatgagGAAAATTGTAGACAGTCAGGacgataatataaaaattgagcGCCTGAACAATAATATAGAAGAACATGACGATACGCTTGAAGCTAAGTCTAACATACATTTAAGACAAAACTCCTTTGCAAAAGAGACTGCATCATCTAGTGCAAAAATAAAGGATCCGGTCAACCCCGATATAAGGCTTATTGACAAAACATCAACTGTTAAAGTAACTACTTTGCGCAGTAGTGATGCAGTAAAAAAAGCCAAGGCTTTGTTTGAAAATATTGCTTCTACGACAACTCCTAAAATAAAAGAACAACCGCATAGTAAAACTCTAAAAACACCTGATACAAGTTCCCTAAAAACTTCCGCAAATGCTCGGCAACCTTCTTCTGAATACGAAGTTCCAAAATATGAAGATCTAAAACATATTACTTcagaaaaagttattttaaaagagtCTATTTCAGAAACCGTTGACATAGGGGCTAATCAAAAGGAGAAAATTCAAAGCAGTCCTGCTCGTAAAAGGCCACAGTCACCTGAAACTATTAGACCAAGTTCCCCCTTATATAAAACAAAGGAAAAATCTTCCTCTACAATAACCACGATCACTGCTTTAACTGAAGTACCACATCAAGTGCGTCCAAGCCATGAGAAATCTGAAAATCTGCACGACAAGGTGCCGGGGTATCAAAGACCCACAAAAACCAGTCAACTAAAGGAAGAAAATAAAGTCATAGAGGAAACTGATGTAAGTAGTAGACGTGGCAGCGGAAAGTTTGGCATTGAACTCCGCAGGACAAGTATAGAGAGATCAACAGCGAGCAATGAACGCCGACGCAGTAGTGTCGAGCACTATCAACCCtgcattgaagatatttttgacCTAGACCTCCTAGAACAAATggttagtataaaaaaaatatattttattttcgtaaatttcactttaatataaaatcatgtCTATATAAATATTCCTTATATTTCAGTTGGAAAAGGTCGTGGGCTATGAGCAGCGGAGGCGTATAAGAGCACATATGCGTGtggcaaaaaagaaaatagagaGTGAACATGttacaaaaactaaacaaattgTTACTAAAACCACCAAAACTCGATCACCTGAACGTCAAAGCCAACACAAGTCACCTGAACGCAAGCCTGCAAATCAAAAACCATATTCCCCTGAAAGACAAGTCAAGCAAGCTCCACAAAAGGCAGCTACTCCAGACTATAGCGGGAAACAATCGCTATCAATGCCTTTGACATCAGAACTCGCTCATCCAAAAGAAGATAAGTCAATGTTAAATGAACATGATAAAGAGCCTATAGACACTTTGCACTATAAGGATGTTAGATCACACAGTCCTTCTAAATTAGCACCAAAAACACCTGCTAAGTCTAAAAGTCCCCTACAGCCATCTAGCCTTGATAAAAAAACCAGACCTGTTTCACCTTCAAAGACTACTACGCCGAAACCGAAAACTAATCGTTTTAGCGAGTACGCTTCTGCTTACATGAAGAAAGTTGGACTTAATGAAAACGATAAAAATTGCATTTCagatgtaaaagtaaaaaagacaTCTGCAGACCAGCACAAACTTAAAAAGATGGATACCCATCATTCCGTGGAAACAAAATATTCGAAAACGGTATCAAAAAATGTGACAGAACGAAAATCTTCAAAGGATACTGTTGAAACAATCCACATCAATGGTAAAAGGTCTCAATCACCTCAAAAAATTATATCTGAAAGTCAAAGTCCAGTTCTCCAAAGAAAGGTTGACTTGGATAACAATAAGTACAGTTCTGATCGAACACACAGCCCCAATAGAAAACCACACGTCCCGGAAACGATTGTTCACCAACCCGATCATAAGAGTCCTGAACGTAAAGCTTATGTTACAGAGCGTAAAGCTCATAGTCCAGATCGCAAAACTCACAGTCCAGATCGCAAAACTCACAGTCTAGATCGCAAAACTCTCAGTCCAGATCGCAAAACTCACAGTCCAGATCGCAAAGCCCACATTATAGATCGCAAAACTCACAGTCCAGATCGAAAATCCCACATTACAGATCAAAGCCCTGAACGTAACGTTCAATCTGCTGATCTTAGAACACAGAGCCCAGCTGGACTACGTAAGCTTGATCGCCCTGACCTTAATCGTCAGAAGTCTGACACAACCAAAACCAAAAAGGaaactattataaaaactgtttacgaAATTGAGAATAAGATACCCCCAAAACAAAAACAGGAGGAGAAACCTTCGTGGGTCACGAACAGGAACTTGAAAAAGATAACATCTGAGACGCGCACTTTCAGCACAAAGAAAATCgagtctgaaaaacctaaatatcgtTCTACGAGTCCatctaaaattatttcaaagccTCTCGATGTAATTACGTCTAGCTACGGGCCCGGACCTCTGGATGCAGACGGTAGACCTTTGTTTGGTATCAAGGCTTTGAGAAATGGGGCATCGAATTACCAAGGTTAGTCTTgtgttaattattgtttcatGAATTATTGTAGAATGGTCtcgttaaaaattcaaattaaagatAGCCATGTTGTAAGAGTCTGGAAAGACTGACTGTTGATCATTTTTAGATGACAATGACCATGTCAGTGTGTCGTTTTCTCCTAGGCATGGGGTGGCGGGTGTAATACTACCAACTTCCCAAATCCGGGCTTTCTTTGAAG
This genomic stretch from Bicyclus anynana chromosome 14, ilBicAnyn1.1, whole genome shotgun sequence harbors:
- the LOC112053886 gene encoding titin isoform X5; protein product: MSEGDVSLVRDEDVLRRMWQQTEDFSRKKEIRAHMYRLREERLRDLYSPEPGADAKGCEFTTQAHVKSFADQNFQSMKSKEVRDASSPTKEFSYRGQDLKDLSNAGWNVESENRTTDDGHTQVKSVHANIEGRYDVDGGQGQFAAVDYNKQATTDYDDGKTSLKRNENVSNTAAHEQVVRKTKDGVHSSSTTSSSTSTSKFEQVSSTREAVPYLSNDDYDSSLRKTYDTNRNDEVASERFTKQSTSEREQNSRTDINQGELVSRKVDYPDDNTKVIVETRCLPDGTRVTSTRREFRAPSVQTSRSEQHSHQTRTENKSYETSQKKSHVNETTSKTIRESINDRNNIVDSQKIIDDHDFKRNQINSENKFDDYNQNIDQYKNQRRVDSHVTIDNYDYKTNRDHSINKNDDYKQNTNQYKEQRKHDTNFNETNRREVITKNNDENIIKHSDINETRTKKSIDEYVTRENFVEKITNTDQYHSTYQTDFTQRKISNDLSPAHQAWASTLRSDTPTRPSTRASSPGSKTFKSSTSSLRSSVSPDKTYKKPSSRGESPDKIHRKPSSRETSPDKTFRKPSSRGGSPDKIYKKPSSPETSSDKTYRKTSSRGESPDKILRQPTSRETSPDKFYRKPSSRGVSPSKIERDSLSHSIVSDKYTSTQTNTLITEIKTNSYNSSEERPQENRRPRLSKSPEKPLNRSRPSSSPDKKNNNKFINDRPCSPTKIIEKTISPQRWNSSPLDGRPTDTTSAPRSTSPKQQSPDRKKPESQHKKPDNESHRVSSPEHKYPKSISPTRSSTEPLQKYSQTPSPIKNVSQEPEETVYNEPGYMRPTATSKPRRSETSPTKHIPFKSPERETSKSINKISDQHYKFIDEETKMYTRNDNTLVHVIQNVSSDEVITETIPNKHNISDSEQLPRHHSPSPDVYPKKSPSSPTKTSPVKERNYDEDLPASKKSPTRNISSNYKSPNKDDSPQKSQSPSRSKSPKSVSTNRYSPIKDDQPILIDNNDKKLQDRERSPFKDSPHKVEPKNRSNDDKQIISKTTNIPDFNLSPEQLNKQTVKEPSPSKFGTYDVKQRTFKEEVKQANEVTKTSNVEAHPVPPKTRPSQKLASKSPRNSTSPVKISARDTSYKQTSDFINTEKTTEGINKTTQKERPRQLITPSTSPTRKPKNEQPPSSGQSSPTTSVSGFVYYRSSVDDKTIVTDLDEQDFNIELKKITTHEQPMDDGNNKDWPSSKIPCRSPSPEKRSTKETLPRKSSLKKSSITQISPTEKPPSSFMISPSVETKDFTEHKVQINDHLDKEKDKPVKTKPPFERRETYEERCRKILGMIVTDTTETESVTKKNLSNTKTVETVSSSSVSPCRSPSPGRDLLSNKSLINESENKEKTTVSLSIITDTSKKTKSPSRDASPTKLQDITSITNDDQYNTDYFSDKTFTEDNTKCSLSRETIKNKCIQEPTDQKTKLPTSDFRSESNTVKNKYTPTSFTNELHDQQPIKPSVDTKSEISTKQPLEHKDGPVRTAHEIYSKPTTIAAKSNRSPSPTKKQMTPNVSYIKSEITETDHETSVKNIINVIEDETDYVPTVKSTCKIPVGKASPIKNTETKIYNNTVLTKKSELNTEFIISEKETEESDREQKLPRNLSPSSYEKSPIKEKHQIKSVSMPYEEIVLESMNNHTTKDIKIENDDTTYIEKNDRVKDQKITSRPPSRNVSPTKKVSNVSPAPSRSISPKKPQSPIERPQSPQVTKISGLKPREPVSSNIRKPSANATSPTKIDKTSTNDVKKLNTIIKQSSLTKTTSNKIATNKITHASVNKILDHEPKKTASLKTSKDNVKKDVEIKVTRTTSDTTLKTKKSSPQRNRSKPEIQVNDKATKQPSLTNKYHKILPKESHTKLPTSKPKSATALNTSTDEDDVIIDVQQAKSSRENSPDRICPTPVGFLDDVGTPRFPDEVNEPDDELHSRTHQTIHETESIVDDIVEICEDDELFVKRTNTDNLKYTDEIYDLNDKVSKFDIKIGKNIKTKDTSTRFKDTEIKVHSDLIDENLKSDQCLLSVSEKVNKFAKGPIDAKDRSPSRNIVEEYDKHSTFQDDYTKLSVNDKAHLFIETAENIKTTNKTKPAQRIERPDLSSVDDALKSDDCLLSVSDKVNKFVKTAEQFLNETIESEEKEKRIKEQHEKIMRKIVDSQDDNIKIERLNNNIEEHDDTLEAKSNIHLRQNSFAKETASSSAKIKDPVNPDIRLIDKTSTVKVTTLRSSDAVKKAKALFENIASTTTPKIKEQPHSKTLKTPDTSSLKTSANARQPSSEYEVPKYEDLKHITSEKVILKESISETVDIGANQKEKIQSSPARKRPQSPETIRPSSPLYKTKEKSSSTITTITALTEVPHQVRPSHEKSENLHDKVPGYQRPTKTSQLKEENKVIEETDVSSRRGSGKFGIELRRTSIERSTASNERRRSSVEHYQPCIEDIFDLDLLEQMLEKVVGYEQRRRIRAHMRVAKKKIESEHVTKTKQIVTKTTKTRSPERQSQHKSPERKPANQKPYSPERQVKQAPQKAATPDYSGKQSLSMPLTSELAHPKEDKSMLNEHDKEPIDTLHYKDVRSHSPSKLAPKTPAKSKSPLQPSSLDKKTRPVSPSKTTTPKPKTNRFSEYASAYMKKVGLNENDKNCISDVKVKKTSADQHKLKKMDTHHSVETKYSKTVSKNVTERKSSKDTVETIHINGKRSQSPQKIISESQSPVLQRKVDLDNNKYSSDRTHSPNRKPHVPETIVHQPDHKSPERKAYVTERKAHSPDRKTHSPDRKTHSLDRKTLSPDRKTHSPDRKAHIIDRKTHSPDRKSHITDQSPERNVQSADLRTQSPAGLRKLDRPDLNRQKSDTTKTKKETIIKTVYEIENKIPPKQKQEEKPSWVTNRNLKKITSETRTFSTKKIESEKPKYRSTSPSKIISKPLDVITSSYGPGPLDADGRPLFGIKALRNGASNYQVKGTVIRQEFHSRNGSEPEGTVSVTAYSTEPQDLEKLLQTQGEKPSRFLHGLAAITTTKKFGGDTGTTLSAVNNKEERAALDQFTQSNRRITESRITSGTSSVDRREQKYTQEQNVDIAEPDLKEAQNITERITEIVENTDHLDGRDNERRVLKDRKAEAKDNKQNKKVQEKSERRVEMETVKRRGNENSEKMDKRVDDRKTVRQSSVKSLTEKYIKSASETSKTDRATYPKAGLILRTSTMKDSVSSDSSTHAGLARTDSEHSLASVDDVVTTTTEQVNDGVRTTTTTTERVDGGVRTTTTSSRTQGRMQERSFLDSSTKVTGVQDILTRMKNADIVIEDGDSSADTEARALLNKFLGATVLMAGMQSYVTEKPTGKVLVKQETVQTSGGKTTSSRHIEEFDIEQCWDERVLRKLLDECADYEQRRRLRARLRTLMAEQEACASAVTAALAAADERADEPAEREEEEMTTVTSSVRRNSTENTISSSTTIKNTKVIESMTRPAPKPVSPFAKFRQLEKQNSTNSPKM
- the LOC112053886 gene encoding titin isoform X4 — encoded protein: MSEGDVSLVRDEDVLRRMWQQTEDFSRKKEIRAHMYRLREERLRDLYSPEPGADAKGCEFTTQAHVKSFADQNFQSMKSKEVRDASSPTKEFSYRGQDLKDLSNAGWNVESENRTTDDGHTQVKSVHANIEGRYDVDGGQGQFAAVDYNKQATTDYDDGKTSLKRNENVSNTAAHEQVVRKTKDGVHSSSTTSSSTSTSKFEQVSSTREAVPYLSNDDYDSSLRKTYDTNRNDEVASERFTKQSTSEREQNSRTDINQGELVSRKVDYPDDNTKVIVETRCLPDGTRVTSTRREFRAPSVQTSRSEQHSHQTRTENKSYETSQKKSHVNETTSKTIRESINDRNNIVDSQKIIDDHDFKRNQINSENKFDDYNQNIDQYKNQRRVDSHVTIDNYDYKTNRDHSINKNDDYKQNTNQYKEQRKHDTNFNETNRREVITKNNDENIIKHSDINETRTKKSIDEYVTRENFVEKITNTDQYHSTYQTDFTQRKISNDLSPAHQAWASTLRSDTPTRPSTRASSPGSKTFKSSTSSLRSSVSPDKTYKKPSSRGESPDKIHRKPSSRETSPDKTFRKPSSRGGSPDKIYKKPSSPETSSDKTYRKTSSRGESPDKILRQPTSRETSPDKFYRKPSSRGVSPSKIERDSLSHSIVSDKYTSTQTNTLITEIKTNSYNSSEERPQENRRPRLSKSPEKPLNRSRPSSSPDKKNNNKFINDRPCSPTKIIEKTISPQRWNSSPLDGRPTDTTSAPRSTSPKQQSPDRKKPESQHKKPDNESHRVSSPEHKYPKSISPTRSSTEPLQKYSQTPSPIKNVSQEPEETVYNEPGYMRPTATSKPRRSETSPTKHIPFKSPERETSKSINKISDQHYKFIDEETKMYTRNDNTLVHVIQNVSSDEVITETIPNKHNISDSEQLPRHHSPSPDVYPKKSPSSPTKTSPVKERNYDEDLPASKKSPTRNISSNYKSPNKDDSPQKSQSPSRSKSPKSVSTNRYSPIKDDQPILIDNNDKKLQDRERSPFKDSPHKVEPKNRSNDDKQIISKTTNIPDFNLSPEQLNKQTVKEPSPSKFGTYDVKQRTFKEEVKQANEVTKTSNVEAHPVPPKTRPSQKLASKSPRNSTSPVKISARDTSYKQTSDFINTEKTTEGINKTTQKERPRQLITPSTSPTRKPKNEQPPSSGQSSPTTSVSGFVYYRSSVDDKTIVTDLDEQDFNIELKKITTHEQPMDDGNNKDWPSSKIPCRSPSPEKRSTKETLPRKSSLKKSSITQISPTEKPPSSFMISPSVETKDFTEHKVQINDHLDKEKDKPVKTKPPFERRETYEERCRKILGMIVTDTTETESVTKKNLSNTKTVETVSSSSVSPCRSPSPGRDLLSNKSLINESENKEKTTVSLSIITDTSKKTKSPSRDASPTKLQDITSITNDDQYNTDYFSDKTFTEDNTKCSLSRETIKNKCIQEPTDQKTKLPTSDFRSESNTVKNKYTPTSFTNELHDQQPIKPSVDTKSEISTKQPLEHKDGPVRTAHEIYSKPTTIAAKSNRSPSPTKKQMTPNVSYIKSEITETDHETSVKNIINVIEDETDYVPTVKSTCKIPVGKASPIKNTETKIYNNTVLTKKSELNTEFIISEKETEESDREQKLPRNLSPSSYEKSPIKEKHQIKSVSMPYEEIVLESMNNHTTKDIKIENDDTTYIEKNDRVKDQKITSRPPSRNVSPTKKVSNVSPAPSRSISPKKPQSPIERPQSPQVTKISGLKPREPVSSNIRKPSANATSPTKIDKTSTNDVKKLNTIIKQSSLTKTTSNKIATNKITHASVNKILDHEPKKTASLKTSKDNVKKDVEIKVTRTTSDTTLKTKKSSPQRNRSKPEIQVNDKATKQPSLTNKYHKILPKESHTKLPTSKPKSATALNTSTDEDDVIIDVQQAKSSRENSPDRICPTPVGFLDDVGTPRFPDEVNEPDDELHSRTHQTIHETESIVDDIVEICEDDELFVKRTNTDNLKYTDEIYDLNDKVSKFDIKIGKNIKTKDTSTRFKDTEIKVHSDLIDENLKSDQCLLSVSEKVNKFAKGPIDAKDRSPSRNIVEEYDKHSTFQDDYTKLSVNDKAHLFIETAENIKTTNKTKPAQRIERPDLSSVDDALKSDDCLLSVSDKVNKFVKTAEQFLNETIESEEKEKRIKEQHEKIMRKIVDSQDDNIKIERLNNNIEEHDDTLEAKSNIHLRQNSFAKETASSSAKIKDPVNPDIRLIDKTSTVKVTTLRSSDAVKKAKALFENIASTTTPKIKEQPHSKTLKTPDTSSLKTSANARQPSSEYEVPKYEDLKHITSEKVILKESISETVDIGANQKEKIQSSPARKRPQSPETIRPSSPLYKTKEKSSSTITTITALTEVPHQVRPSHEKSENLHDKVPGYQRPTKTSQLKEENKVIEETDVSSRRGSGKFGIELRRTSIERSTASNERRRSSVEHYQPCIEDIFDLDLLEQMLEKVVGYEQRRRIRAHMRVAKKKIESEHVTKTKQIVTKTTKTRSPERQSQHKSPERKPANQKPYSPERQVKQAPQKAATPDYSGKQSLSMPLTSELAHPKEDKSMLNEHDKEPIDTLHYKDVRSHSPSKLAPKTPAKSKSPLQPSSLDKKTRPVSPSKTTTPKPKTNRFSEYASAYMKKVGLNENDKNCISDVKVKKTSADQHKLKKMDTHHSVETKYSKTVSKNVTERKSSKDTVETIHINGKRSQSPQKIISESQSPVLQRKVDLDNNKYSSDRTHSPNRKPHVPETIVHQPDHKSPERKAYVTERKAHSPDRKTHSPDRKTHSLDRKTLSPDRKTHSPDRKAHIIDRKTHSPDRKSHITDQSPERNVQSADLRTQSPAGLRKLDRPDLNRQKSDTTKTKKETIIKTVYEIENKIPPKQKQEEKPSWVTNRNLKKITSETRTFSTKKIESEKPKYRSTSPSKIISKPLDVITSSYGPGPLDADGRPLFGIKALRNGASNYQVKGTVIRQEFHSRNGSEPEGTVSVTAYSTEPQDLEKLLQTQGEKPSRFLHGLAAITTTKKFGGDTGTTLSAVNNKEERAALDQFTQSNRRITESRITSGTSSVDRREQKYTQEQNVDIAEPDLKEAQNITERITEIVENTDHLDGRDNERRVLKDRKAEAKDNKQNKKVQEKSERRVEMETVKRRGNENSEKMDKRVDDRKTVRQSSVKSLTEKYIKSASETSKTDRATYPKAGLILRTSTMKDSVSSDSSTHAGLARTDSEHSLASVDDVVTTTTEQVNDGVRTTTTTTERVDGGVRTTTTSSRTQGRMQERSFLDSSTKVTGVQDILTRMKNADIVIEDGDSSADTEARALLNKFLGATVLMAGMQSYVTEKPTGKVLVKQETVQTSGGKTTSSRHIEEFDIEQCWDERVLRKLLDECADYEQRRRLRARLRTLMAEQEACASAVTAALAAADERADEPAEREEEEMTTVTSSVRRNSTENTISSSTTIKNTKVIESMTRPAPKPVSPFAKFRQLEKQNSTNSPNYSSGYE